GCTCGCGGCAATATTTTCCGGGCTGGTGTTCATCCTTAGCTACAACACACTGCCGCTCCTTAGCGCAAGGGGACAGTCTAATATGGTTGGCGCTTCGGCAGCAATTATGGCGGTGCTTATTGCCGTGGCAGTCTATGCACCATACTACAATGTAAGGCTGCTGTTGCTTGGCAATGTAAAGCTATGGCATATAGCGGCATTTTTCATCATCAGCGACCTGATCATGGCTTCGGTAGAAAATGAGGGCGGCCATATCGCGCACCTTGCAGGATCGCTTTTGGGCTACCTGTATATTGTACTCCTTAAAAACGGCACCGACCTTAGCAAAGGCGTGTCCGGCATTATAGATTTCTTTTCCAACCTCTTTAAGCCCAGGAAAGCAAAGCCGTTCACAAAAGTGCACCGCAATACGGCACCACCGGTTAACAGGCCTTCTCCAAAGCCAAAAGATATCACGCAAAAACAAATCGATGATATACTCGATAAGATCAGCAAATCCGGCTACGACAGCCTGACAAAGGAAGAAAAAGAATTTTTGTTCCGGTTAGAAAATAATAAGTAGATTTGGGTATACACTGGCACCGGATGAAAAAGCTCTCGTGGTTCAACAAAGTCATGTTTTTCTTCAATATAGTTTTAACTGTATTGACTTTTATTGCCTATTTGTTGCCGTTCATGGCGCCTAAGCTTTTCCCGTTCCTTTCGGTATTCACGCTTATGATGCCGCTCATGCTGGTGCTCAACTTCCTCTTTTTCCTCTACTGGCTGCTGCAGACCAAAAGGCAGATGCTCCTCTCGGGACTGGTATTGCTGTTGGGGATAACCTTCGTCAGCAAATGCTATAAATTCTCGTCAACAAATATGCCCGAAGAGAAAGACGACTTTACCCTGATGAGCTACAACGTTAGGCTGTTCAACCTGTACGACTGGATACCAAGGAAAGACATTGCAGGTACGATAATGGGATTTATTAAAGAAAAGAAACCGGATATAGTGTGCCTACAGGAATATTCAAAAAGAGGCAAGGCTTCATTTCCCGCATACAGGCACAAATTTGTTTTTGGCAGGGATGGCGAAACAGGGCAGGCAATTTATTCCCGTTTCCCCATAATCGACAGCGGGCATATAGAATTTCCCGGATCTGCCAACAATGTGATCTTTGCCGATATAAAAAAAGGGAAAGATACGCTGCGGGTATATAGTATGCACCTGCAGTCGATCAAAATAAGCCCGGATATCCATGAAAAGATAAACGAGGAGAAATCGAAAGTTATTTTTAAAAGGATGAGTGAGGCCTTTGCCAAACAGCAGCACCAGGCAGAATTGTTCGAAAAGCATAAAGGCAGCTGCAGGTATAAGATGGTTATTTGCGGCGACCTGAACAACAGCGCGTTTTCCTATGTGTACCGCAGCGTAAAGGGTAAAATGAAAGATGCTTTTGAAGAGGCAGGCAGCGGCTTCGGGAAGTCGTACAATTATAAATATTATCCGGCACGCATCGATTATATCTTTACCGATAAAATGATAAACGTCAAGCAATATACCACCTTCGATACGTTTGTCAACTCCGACCATTTTCCCGTAATGACACGATTGTCCTTAAAAGAGGAAGAATAGTTTTCAAATCCGATATGCATTAAATCTTGTAGTCTAAAAATCTAATAATCTTTTTTTGGGCGTGCCGGCTCCGTAAACTACGCCGTCGGGCCATTGCTTCGCCAGTTCGGCTTTGAGCCTCAGGTCGCTCTATCCCTCCGCTGCGCTGCGGGGATGCCGCCCTGCCTGCCGGCAGGCAGGTCCTGTCCCTCACGCGGACGTAAACATCTGTTATACGTTAATAACCTTATTACCGTTCGGTAGAGATGCATTGAATGCATCTCACAGGAGAATTGCCAGTGTCTACCCCCAAAAACTTATAACGATTTTACGTTACACACATCGGACTTCGGACCTCCGACAAAATGCTACAAAGCCTGTTTCCTCAAATACTCCATTGCATAACGCCCTTCATTGAACAAAAGGTCGAGTATGCTCAGGTTATTGATGAAGCCGTGTTTTTCGCCAAAAACCTGTGTGTACGGCTCAAAGGCAGCAGTGTCTTTTTTGCCATTGGCCAGGTAGCGGTAATCCTGCAGGCCGTTGGCTTCCCGGAAATACTCAACCGTTCTTTCGGGGTTATAGTCCATCCCGAGGCAGGAAGTTACGATATCCATGATCTCAAAATTAAGGTCCATCATGAACGTGTGCTTTTTCTCGAATACAGGCCGTATATCGTCCTCAAAATATTCAAAGAAAGGCGAGGAGCGGTAGGCTGCCTCAAGCGATTTAAAATGCTGTTTCTGCCAGTCGAACGCAGGCTCAATCTTTACGTCCTTAAACAATTGCCTGTTGCCATCGTTGCTGTGCTTCACCGGGATGTTGAGCATCTGCATCCCGTTCGGGCTGTAAATGTACATCCGGTTGCGGTTGGTTTGCTTCTGGAAATTGTCTTCCGCCTCAAATACCACTTTACCGGCATGCGCCATCGCTACAAAATGGCTGATGGAGGGGAAATATGTAGAATGAATTAAGATGTCCATTGTCTGTCCTTTATTGTTGTAAACAGTAGAGACGTAGCACTGCTACGTCTCTAATTATAATTTCATCAATTTCTGATTATGCTTTTTCAGCTTTATTCCTCCTGTTCCTAAAGAAGCTGAATCCGATATACAATACCAATGCACCGAGGAAATACTTAAAGTAGGATACAGGTTCATCGTCACCGCCAACAGTAATAAAGAATCTGTCCCATCGTGGCTTCTTATTTTCATCAAGGCTCATCCATACGAATACAGGCTTGCCCACGATATGGTCTTCCGGTACAAACCCCCAGTAACGGCTGTCTTCCGAGTTGTGGCGGTTATCACCCATCATCCAGTAATAATTCTGCTTAAAGGTATAGCTTGTTGCAGGCTGCCCGTTGATAAGGATCTGCCCGCCTATATCTTCTAACGTGTTGTGCTCATAATCGGTAATGATCATTTTATAGAAAGGCAGTGTTTCTTTATTCAGCTCAACAGTTTTTCCCTCTTCCGGAATATAAATTGGCCCCATGTTGTCCTGTGTCCATTCCGGTTTTGAATGCGGGAATATCGAGGTGCCTGGATTGGCCGGGTCATAATTGAATTTATAGCGCTCAACGCTTTTCACCAATGGATTGGTTTTTAGTATTTCTGCATTCTCATCAGTAAGAGCACGGAAAATATATTTATTTTGAGATGAATCATACCCAATGTCCGACCTGTTGATTTGCAATTCTCCAATAAGGTAATTTGGATCAAGCATGCTTCCATCTTTAGTCGTTACAAAATAAATATGCTGTAGCTTTGCCCTGCCGCTTAATTTCAACTCCTTACCGTTAATAAGAACTACGCCGTCTTTAATGGATAGATTATCTCCCGGGGTACCTACGCAGCGTTTTACATAGTTCGATTTTTTGTCGACAGGCTTCCTCACCCGGCGTCCAGAATTATCCCTGAATTTAACCACTGTATCTATCGGCCAGTTGAAAACAACAATGTCATTTTTCTCTACCTTCTCAAAGCCAGGAAGCCTGAAATAAGGCAATTGCGGCCAGTTGCTGTAGGATTTGGTATTGATTACAGGTATGGTATCATGCACCATAGGCGCTGCAATGGTGGTCATAGGCGTACGTGCGCCATAATTGAATTTGCTCACGAAAAGGAAATCGCCCACCAAAAGCGTTTTTTCCAACGATGCCGTTGGGATAGTAAAGGGCTGCATCACATAGGTATGAACTATAGTAGCTACAACTATGGCGAAAAGAAGCGAGCCAACGGTGCTGTCCTTTCTTTCCTCTTCACCTTCGGGAGTATAAGTTACCTTGTCGTTATAATTTATGGCATATATATAAAGGCCCAGGGTAACAATACCTAAAATCGTATCGGTTGACGAACGTTTGCCAAAAGCGCGCAACGTCTGTACCCAAACCACAGGGAACATGATGAGGTTTACCACAGGAATGAAGAGTAGGATCGTCCACCACTTTGGCCTGTTAATGATCTGCATCAGCACCACGGCATTATAAACCGGTACTGCCGCTTCCCATCGCTTCCTGCCTGCTTTTTCGTATAGTTTCCAGGTTCCTAAAAAGTGTATTACCTGTACTGCCAGGAAAAATATAAACCACTGTAATAAAGTCATTGCTGTATAATTTTTTCTATATGTCTAACTAAATCAAAAAATGTTACTGTAATCCCAGCACATCTTTCATACTGTATATTCCTTTTTTACCCAAAAGCCATTCAGCGGCTATTACAGCGCCCAATGCGAAGCCTTCGCGGCTATGGGCGGTATGCTTTATTTCTATCGAATCGACCTCCGAATCATACATTACCGTATGGGTGCCGGGAACGCCTTCTTCTCTTTTTGCATTGATGAATATCTCATCTTCTTGTGGGTTGCCAATCGCCCAGCTCGAATAATCGGAATTGGCAATAATGTCTTTTGCTAATGTTATTGCCGTGCCGCTCGGGGCATCCAGTTTTTGTATATGGTGCACCTCTTCCATCGAAACGCGGTACTGCTTCAGGCTAGCCATCATTTTGGCTAAATAGGTGTTCAGCTCAAAAAAGATATTCACCCCCAGGCTGAAATTCGACCCGTAGATAAACGCGCCGTTCTTATCCTCGCACAGCTTCGCCATGTCATGGTAGTGCTCCAGCCATCCGGTCGTACCCGAAATCACAGGGACATTCCCATTAAGGCAAGCGGAAATATTCCCCACCGCAGCATCAGGTATGCTAAAGTCAATAGCCACATCGGCATCATTCAGGCCTTCAAATGTATCGGCGCTGCTTTTGCGCAGCACGATTTCGTGGCCGCGCTCCAAAGCGATGCGCTCTATAACCTTGCCCATTTTGCCATAGCCTAATAATGCGATCTTCATGCGTAATTAAAATTGATAGTTAAGGGAAAAGCCCATGCTGTACTTATAATCCATTTGGTTTTGCTGCATGCTTGGCTTCAGCGACAAATTCTCATTTACGTTAAATTGCTGCAGGTGCGCGTCCACATTGGCATCTATAATGTTGAGCACATAGATACCCACGGTGAGCAGCAGCGAAAGGTCGCGGTTGCGCTGGTGGAACTTTTGGGCAGCGATAAGGCGGTCATTGCCCAGTTCTGCAAGCTGTCCGGTTACGGGCCTGCCCGCAAGCCTGGCTTTGTAGGCATCGCGGTATTCGTGGTACTTGTTGTTGTTGAAGGTATAGTAGTAAAAACTAAGCCCCATGCCGCCGTAAACCAATGGCACCTTCCAGTACTTCTTATTGTAAACCTGGCCAAGCCCCGGTACTATAGCAGAATAGAACGCTGCCTTGCTGGGTGCAAGTGCGTCTAATTTGTAGGGCTTTAAAAGAAGCGAATCTTTTGGCTTAGGGGTATCGATCACTTTTACTTCGTCCTGGGCAAACGCCGGCACGGAAGACAAAAAGAATAGTACTATGAATATGGAAAGTAGGTTTCTCACTATCCTTTTATAAGTTTGATGATCCTGTTGAAATCTTCCTGGGAGTGGAACGGGATGGTAATCTTGCCTTTTCCTTTGCTGTCGGCCTTTACATCGACTTTAGCCCCGAAAAAGCCTGTAATTGCCTTGGTGTGCTCTTCATCCACTTTAAAGGGCTCGCCCTTGGCGGGTTTTGCCGGTGCGGGCTTCAGGCTGTCCTGGTATGTTTTTACCAATGCCTCCGTTTCCCTTACCGATAGGTTGCGGCTCACAATCTTCTGGTAAATATCCGCCTGCGCGTCGTGGTCCTCGATATTGATGATGGCGCGCCCGTGGCCCATGCTGATGAAACCATCGCGGATACCCGTCTGGATGATCGGGTCCAGTTTTAGCAGGCGAAGGTAGTTGGCAATAGTTGAGCGTTTTTTACCTACGCGGTCGCTCATCTGCTCCTGCGTAAGCTGTATCTCGTCCATCAGCCTTTGGTAGGAGAGGGCGATCTCTATAGGGTCGAGGTCATGGCGCTGGATGTTCTCCACCAGTGCCATGACCAGCGATTCGTTGTCGTTGGCAATGCGAATGTAGGCAGGTACCGTTTCCAGTCCGGCAAGCTTTGAAGCGCGTAGCCTTCGCTCACCCGATATCAGCTGGTATTTATTAAAGTCCAGCTTGCGTACGGTAATTGGCTGTATCACGCCCAGCTCTTTGATGGATATGCTCAGTTCCCTCAGCGCTTCCTCATTAAAGTTGGTACGTGGCTGGAAAGGGTTGATTTCAATGGCATCAAGCTCTATCTCCAGGATGTTGCCCACAACCTTATCTGCATTCTTGTCCTCAACCGATTTGATGTCGTTCTCCGGGTCTTTCAGTAATGCCGATAATCCTCTTCCTAATGCCTGTTTCTTTATAGCTTTTGTCATAAACCTACTTTAGTGCTGTTTTTCTTTATAATTTCTTCGGCAAGGTTGATATAATTTACCGCGCCTTTGCTCGTAGCGTCATAATTGATGATGCTTTCGCCAAAGCTCGGCGCCTCACTAAGCTTCACATTACGCTGTATTACCGTGTCGAATACCATATCGTGAAAATGCTTCTGCACTTCCTCCACCACCTGGTTCGAAAGGCGCAGGCGGGAATCGTACATAGTGAGCAGCAGCCCTTCGATATCTAACGCCGGATTGTGTATTTTTTGTACGCTTTTTATTGTATTTAACAGCTTTCCAAGACCCTCAAGCGCAAAATATTCGCACTGGATAGGGATCACTACCGAGTCGGCAGCCGTAAGCGCATTCAGCGTTAGCAGCCCAAGCGACGGTGCGCAGTCGATAAGGATATAGTCATACTCATCCTTAACGCTTTTCAGGGCCTGCTTTAGCATGTACTCGCGGTTTTCCTTGTCTACCAGCTCGATCTCGATAGCCACAAGGTCAATATGCGCAGGGATAACCCATACATTCGGGGCCGTGCACTCTATGGTCGCCTCTTTGGGCGTGTTGCTGTGTTCCAGTATCTGGTAGGTGCCCATCTCTACCGACTCCACATCAATGCCCAGGCCGGAACTCGCATTGGCCTGCGGGTCGGCATCTATCAGTAGTACCTTTTTTTCGAGCACTCCCAGCGAAGCAGCAAGGTTAACGGTGGTCGTTGTTTTGCCTACGCCGCCTTTTTGGTTGGCAATTGCTATGATCTTACCCATTTATCGTTTCAGAATTTAGAACCGTAAAAATACAATTATTTATGGTTCGTGAAAACGGAAATTGTTAACATGCGGAAAATAAAAAAGCCACACATTGCTGTATGGCTTTTCCTTTCTTTTTCGCCTGGGTTATTGGATAACCAGTTTTTTAGATACCGTATTTTTACCCGACTCAAGCGTCACCATATAGATGCCCGGTGTAAGGCTGGAGAGGCTGATCTCCTTGGCATTAAAGCCATCAGCTGCTATTTCTGTTTCAAATACTTTAGCGCCTGTCATAGAATAGATGCTCACGGTATTTTTTACAGAAGCACTGTTCTGCAGGTCGTAAATTAGCGTGATATTTTTGTTTACCGACGGGTTAGGGTAGAAGCCGAACGAATCCTTGCTGAAATCTTCCATCCCTGCTGTCCCGGAAAGGTTTTTATAATTGAAGCTTAGCGTACCGGCGGCAGATCCGGAGAACGAAGTGAAGTACATCCTGTAAACTGTGCCGTCTGCGTATTTAACATAGTAGGTTATAGCCGGGTCGATGGCATAGCCGCCTCCGTTAAATGCTTTCCAGTCATCGCCAATGGTGTTGATATCGGTTGAATAAGCAGAAGCTTCAGGGAGTACAGGTGTTACGCCAGTATTGCCGGTCTCGGCTACCTGTGCTACGGCCACAAGCGGACTTTGAAGCGCCCCGGTAACATTATACATAGCCGTTTGCCCCATTGCAGTAACGGGAGCATAATATTTCCTGAACACGATGTCCCAGTCGGCGTCTGCAGGGGTTACAGGTACAATATCGTTTGTTGTAAACGAGAAGTGGGTAAACCTGTTAGTTGCAGAAGCATCGGTGTCAACCACTTTTGTTTCATCGGCAGCCCACGCAGTGCCATTCCACCCGGAATATGTAAAAGTCATCTCGCCATTATATGGGTTGAAGTCATTAATGAATATTTTTTTATAGTTGTCAGCGCTAAACTTAAGTACAAATACAACCACGCCTTCAACATGGTGGCTGCTGGTGTTATAATTACCCCAGCCGAAGTTCAGCGGGCCGGGAGTGGGGTTATTGGCATTGTCAAAAGCGCCTTCGCCCCAGGTAAAGTGGCTGTTGTACAATTCTGTCCATGTAGCTTCCTGGGTCACGTCAACACCGGCATAACCTGCTTCCGAAGCTGCCGCCTGAAATATCCTTATCCCTTTGCCGTCGTTTACACGGATGGCACCCATGCCCATTTGGCCTACTGCCTTTTCAAAGGAAAGGTCCCAGCTTGCAGCGGCAACAGGGGTTTGTGTGTTGGTAGAGAATTTATAATATACCTGGTTGGCATAAGCGGGTTGTAAAGCTACGTTTACTTCGGTATAACCTTCCTGCGCCGTTGCAAACAGGCCTGTAAGGAATGCGGCTGCGAATAGTAGATTTTTTTTCATTGTGTTTATTTAGATTTATTAAAAATAATTTGATGCCGCAAATATATTTATTTAAAGTAATTCTAAATAAGAAAAAGAAGTTTTTTTACTGTTAAAATTGAATTGGAAGTGTTGCTGTTAAAGAAGGGAAAGTAAACAGTAAATCGTACAACGAAAAAAGGGCTGCCTGCCGACAGCCCTTTGTGGGATCAATTATTTTAACATCCCTTAATGCTGTTTACCGTTTAAGGGAAGAGTGAAGTTCAATCTAAAATCTAAAATCTAAAATCTGAAATGGTTACTTGTTCTTCTTCGCTTTTATCATTGCTTCCAGCATATCCCACATTTCTTCGGGGATAGCTTCAAGAAGGTTGAACTGACCGGCACCTTTGAGCCATTCGCCGCCGTCTATGGTAATCACTTCGCCATTTACATAGGCAGAGAAATCGGAAACAAGGTAGGCCGCAATGTTAGCCAGTTCCTGGTGGTCGCCCACACGCTGTAACGGCACTTTTTTGGCAAGGTCGAATTTTTCTTTCAGGTCGCCCGGCAGCAGCCTGTCCCACGCCCCCTTGGTAGGGAAGGGTCCCGGTGCAATAGCATTCGAGCGGATGCCATATTTTGCCCATTCTACTGCAAGGCTGCGGGTCATTGCCAGTACGCCTGCTTTTGCAGTAGCGCTTGGTACCACATACGCCGAACCTGTCCATGCATAGGTGGTTACAATATTCAGTATGGTCGATTTTTCCTGTTTTGTATCTATCCAGTGCTTCCCGAAAGCCAGCGTACAGTTCTTGGAACCTTTCAGTACGATGTCAATTATTGTATCGAAGGCATTCGCCGAAAGCCTTTCGGTAGGCGAAATGAAGTTGCCCGCCGCGTTGTTGAGCAGTACATCCACTTTTCCGTAAGCATCCAGTACGGCTTTCAGCATGGCTTCCACTTCCTCATAATGGCGGACATCGCACTGCACGGCAAGGCATTTCCCGCCGGTCTGCTCTTCCAGTTCTTTAGCAGTGTTCTGTAATTTCTCAAGGTCGCGCGAGGTTATGGCAACTTTCGCGCCAAGCTCCATGAAATATTTTGTCATCGATTTGCCAAGGCCGCTCCCGCCACCGGTAACCACAATTACCTTACCTTCAAGCGCATTATCGCGAAGCATTTTATCTGTATAGCTCATAGTATCAAAAAAATTATTACTCCCGTAAAGATATAAAATATTATGCACGCCTTGTTGTTTGGCAGCGGTGTATTATCTTTATGAAAATAGGCAGGCAATTTACGCAACCGTTCCTGCGTTTTATCATCTTACTATAAAACCAGCTAATTATGAAACACTTACGATTACTCTTTTCAGTCCTGCCGCTGTTATTGCTGGCGGGATGCTACGGCTATGGCAGTGGCGACGATGTCGTGCTGACAGATCCTCCACCCGCATCCTATCAGGCCGTCGTTATGGACCGCGGAGAATTTGAAGCCGCGGTACACATGATGCCTGTACAGCCTATTACCAAAGCGGGAAAAATTTACATCAAGGACAATTTCCTTTTTATCAATGATGTCAACAAAGGCTTCCATGTCTTTAATTACACCGATCCCCTTAATCCCATGCCACTGGGTTTCCTGAATATCCCGGGCGCAACAGACCTGGCTATGAGCGACAACGTAATGTATGTCAACCAGGCAACCGATCTTGTAACGATGCAGTTCCAGGATGTTGGCAATACCGTAATCGTGACCAAGCGAAACAAAGATGTTTTCCCTGTATTGCTGTCGCCCAACGGAACCGTAGGGCAGGTAGCAGATAATGAGGTAGTAATAGGTTGGGATGAAATTTAATAAGCAGCACCATGAAAAATAGTATACTATATTTTACAGCATTCCTTTTTATGCTCTTTAGCTGCTCGGGAGACGGTAGCAACGATAGGGTGAACAATAGCGGCCTGGAAAAAGGCGACGGCCTTGGCGGCTCACTGGCGGTATTTGCCCTTGTAGGGGATTATCTCTATACTGTTGACCATTCCAGCCTCAATGTGTTTGCAGTAGTAAACCAGTCAGATCCTGTTAAGGTAAATACTGTCGTTATAGGCAGCGGCGATATCGAAACACTTTTCGCACACGGAAACAACCTTTATATCGGTTCCCAGAATGGCATGTACATTTATTCGCTCGCCGACCCTGAAAATCCGGTACAGGTAACATCGGTGCAGCACTTTACGGCCTGCGACCCCGTGGAGGCCAATGATACGCACTCTTTCGTAACCCTGCATTCCAATACTTTTTGCGGCAATAACGTTAACCAGCTCCAGATCTATAATACTGCGGACCGGGCAAACCCAGTATTGGTAAGCAGCCGCGACCTGATCTATCCCAAAGGCCTGGGGCTTTACGGCAACTATCTTTTTGTGTGCGACGATACCATAAAGATTTTTGATGTAAGCAATCCTGCTAATCCTGTCCAGGCGCAAACCATCAATAAAGCTTGTTTCGATGTTATCATCAGGGGAGATGAGCTCTATGCCATTGGCGAAGGCGGGCTGTACCGCTATCAGCTTAATCCAACGGATATTACGCAGATAACCTATATGAGCGAAATCTCTCTTTAGTAACATAAAATGCAGAAAGCCGGTACAGTAATGCACCGGCTTTTTTTATGCTGTTTTATTGCAAAAAGCTGCCCCAATATGGAGCAGCCAAAACAAACCTATGAAACAACCTATTATTTTGCAAAACGGGCTTACATATTCACCCTCTTTTCTTTAGGATACCTCACTTCATAAGACAGTTGCTTTTTCACCGACTCTTTCGGTTTCATGTTGAGCTTCCAGGTGAGCAGGCCTTTTTTCTCATCATAGTCGGCACCGCCTGTTTTTACCTCTTCTACTTTTATCTCCTTGTTTTGCGATACCGGTATACGGTCCATCAGTACCAGTTCTATGTCAGTAGCTTTGTTATTGCGCACGGTGATTTCGTAGTTTTTAGAAATGATGCGCGTGCCGCCCAGGAACGACTTAGCTTTCAGGTCGTCTATCTGCTTGCGCTCCACGATAACGTTCGGGTCAACGCCAAGGGAGATAACAAGCTCTTCGGTAGTCTGTAGCGGGTCAAGGAATGTTTTCCCTGCAAAGCTGCCTTCAAAATAAATATTCGCTTCACCCGGCAGCAGGTCGAATTTTTCCCAGTCTTTTACCCTTACCGTAAGGAATACATTTTCATTTAGAAGCGGCGCGGTAAAATATTCATACGTGGCAGGCATATCAAACTGGTCGATGGTTATGACAGTAACTTCCTCTGTAGAAGCAATGGTGTAAGGTTTATCAATTTTGAATGTAACGTTGGTAACACCCATTTCTTTTGTAGCTCCGGTTGACACATTTAAGCCGGGAATCTGCCCTTCTAATGTGCTTATAAATGATGCATTCGGCCTTCCTTCTATCGTTTTTGATGTTACTGTAGTAGCGGCAACATCTGACCTTGACGTATTACGATATCCCTCAACCACAACTTCACTTAGTGTCTGCACATCATCTTCCATCGTTACATTCATCTGCTGTGCATATATCGGGAGTATCTGGGTTGTCATACCGACGAATGTAAATGCCAGGTTTTGTCCATTCCTTACAGTGAGAGAATAGTTCCCGTCAAAGTCCGTCTGGACACTATTGTTAGTGCCTTGCTCAACTACACTTACCCCGGGGATAGGCATGCCTGTTTGGTCTAAAACTACGCCCGTCACCTTTTTTACGGTAGGATTATATTTATACCCATAGCTTTTAGTGCTGGTTTGCTGGGCGCGATATTCCTGTATGAAGTTGAGGTACTGCGGCAACACTTCAGGCTTAATATTATTGATGTTCGGGTCGCCGGTAGAGAGAGTCACCTTTACATCGTTCCAGTCCTCGCCGGTATTCTGGTATACATGGGCTTTGTAAAAAATGCTCAGAGGCTGCCTGATGCCCTTCGTCTTGATGTCATAAATAGGGAACCAGCCCGCCTGCGACACATTGTATTTCGTGATAAGGTTGAGCGCTACCGGGGCAGGTGCATCTATCTTTACCAATATCTCGCCGCGCTGCTCGCGGCTTGCGCTGGTCAGCTTGCTGTATTCCTGCTGCAGGTCGCTTATTTCTTTATTTATTGCATTGCTTTTTATCGATGCGTCATAGATCTCCGTCTGTATCGCGGCATGTCTTTCACGGTAATATTGGGCGAAAGCCGTCACCTGCGCTACGGTAAGGCTTTGCTGCTCGCCTTTAAGGGCACGGTTCGATGTCAGCAATGTCTGTTCTTCGCGAAGGCCGGTAATTAGGTTTTGTAATACCGTGTAGCTCCTGCTCTTTTCGGTAAGCTGGGCTTCAATAAGGTTCATTTTGCCGGTATCTGCTTTTTTATCAATATAATTTACAGAATAGCTGATAGACAGGATAGAAGCATCTTTAAGGCCGCTTACCTGTATGCTGTTCTGGTCGATGAGCGGAGAGAGGCCGGTGAGGTAAACTTCCGATACGCCTTTCGGCAAATTGACCACCGCTTCGGATGTTACCTGTGCGCCGCTTCGGTATATTGTTACTTCTTTTATCGTCGATTTTGGCTTTACCTCGCCTGCAAACATCAGGGAAGGGAGCAATAGGAGTAATAGTATCCTTTTCATAGTATAGTTTGTTTT
Above is a genomic segment from Flavobacterium album containing:
- a CDS encoding T9SS type A sorting domain-containing protein; its protein translation is MKKNLLFAAAFLTGLFATAQEGYTEVNVALQPAYANQVYYKFSTNTQTPVAAASWDLSFEKAVGQMGMGAIRVNDGKGIRIFQAAASEAGYAGVDVTQEATWTELYNSHFTWGEGAFDNANNPTPGPLNFGWGNYNTSSHHVEGVVVFVLKFSADNYKKIFINDFNPYNGEMTFTYSGWNGTAWAADETKVVDTDASATNRFTHFSFTTNDIVPVTPADADWDIVFRKYYAPVTAMGQTAMYNVTGALQSPLVAVAQVAETGNTGVTPVLPEASAYSTDINTIGDDWKAFNGGGYAIDPAITYYVKYADGTVYRMYFTSFSGSAAGTLSFNYKNLSGTAGMEDFSKDSFGFYPNPSVNKNITLIYDLQNSASVKNTVSIYSMTGAKVFETEIAADGFNAKEISLSSLTPGIYMVTLESGKNTVSKKLVIQ
- a CDS encoding SDR family oxidoreductase — its product is MSYTDKMLRDNALEGKVIVVTGGGSGLGKSMTKYFMELGAKVAITSRDLEKLQNTAKELEEQTGGKCLAVQCDVRHYEEVEAMLKAVLDAYGKVDVLLNNAAGNFISPTERLSANAFDTIIDIVLKGSKNCTLAFGKHWIDTKQEKSTILNIVTTYAWTGSAYVVPSATAKAGVLAMTRSLAVEWAKYGIRSNAIAPGPFPTKGAWDRLLPGDLKEKFDLAKKVPLQRVGDHQELANIAAYLVSDFSAYVNGEVITIDGGEWLKGAGQFNLLEAIPEEMWDMLEAMIKAKKNK
- a CDS encoding LVIVD repeat-containing protein; this translates as MKNSILYFTAFLFMLFSCSGDGSNDRVNNSGLEKGDGLGGSLAVFALVGDYLYTVDHSSLNVFAVVNQSDPVKVNTVVIGSGDIETLFAHGNNLYIGSQNGMYIYSLADPENPVQVTSVQHFTACDPVEANDTHSFVTLHSNTFCGNNVNQLQIYNTADRANPVLVSSRDLIYPKGLGLYGNYLFVCDDTIKIFDVSNPANPVQAQTINKACFDVIIRGDELYAIGEGGLYRYQLNPTDITQITYMSEISL
- a CDS encoding mucoidy inhibitor MuiA family protein, producing MKRILLLLLLPSLMFAGEVKPKSTIKEVTIYRSGAQVTSEAVVNLPKGVSEVYLTGLSPLIDQNSIQVSGLKDASILSISYSVNYIDKKADTGKMNLIEAQLTEKSRSYTVLQNLITGLREEQTLLTSNRALKGEQQSLTVAQVTAFAQYYRERHAAIQTEIYDASIKSNAINKEISDLQQEYSKLTSASREQRGEILVKIDAPAPVALNLITKYNVSQAGWFPIYDIKTKGIRQPLSIFYKAHVYQNTGEDWNDVKVTLSTGDPNINNIKPEVLPQYLNFIQEYRAQQTSTKSYGYKYNPTVKKVTGVVLDQTGMPIPGVSVVEQGTNNSVQTDFDGNYSLTVRNGQNLAFTFVGMTTQILPIYAQQMNVTMEDDVQTLSEVVVEGYRNTSRSDVAATTVTSKTIEGRPNASFISTLEGQIPGLNVSTGATKEMGVTNVTFKIDKPYTIASTEEVTVITIDQFDMPATYEYFTAPLLNENVFLTVRVKDWEKFDLLPGEANIYFEGSFAGKTFLDPLQTTEELVISLGVDPNVIVERKQIDDLKAKSFLGGTRIISKNYEITVRNNKATDIELVLMDRIPVSQNKEIKVEEVKTGGADYDEKKGLLTWKLNMKPKESVKKQLSYEVRYPKEKRVNM